CTGTGTAATGCTGTTCCTTTCAAGACAGTACAGGTATATTCCTTTCTTTGTTTGCATTACCTCCATGTGGTTGACACCACAGCCAGTTTTCAGTGTCGCTAGTATCTTAAGATCATCTGACATCAACAGAAGTTTCTTATCGTAGCTAAACACCAAAGTGCCGTCACCAACAGCAGCTATCGGGCCCGGTTCTACGCCATTTACTTCTACAAACGTTGCCAGAATGTGACCGTTTGTGTCAATCTTTGTCAGTTTTCGTATTCCTCCTCCAGCGGCAAGTGAAATGTAGAGATGGGTCTGTCCTCCGGATATGCTCATGGTCATAAATGGTTGTTCGTCTCCGATAGAAAACATTTCTGTTACGAATGAATTCATGTTTACGGATTCCGAAATTCCTGTTTTCATGTTGAGAAGTTCTAACTTCAATGGACAAAAAAGCACCGCTAGTATATCATTATTAAGCGCTATTGCTGAACGTTGTGATTTGTAATCCTTCATTATACGCATGCCTGTCTTCATATGAAAAGAACATTGAAGTCTGTCGTGTTCAGTGGAGAAAACAGTGATCGAGGAATACCGGTAATGTCCACTGTCATTCGTTACTTGCTGCCATTCGCATGACAATccttttatttgacaaaattgaTTACACTGATGTTGTTCATATCTCAAGTTGtcacaaacaacaacacatttggTTGAGTCTAATCTGACAATAGCTGCAGCCATAGTTCTTATTGGGAATTTCTGTTGGTTAACTCTTTCAAAGTTCCCTTTTCCTGTTTTGGATTGGTACAGCCACAACGTCGGCTCATTTCCttcattattgttatttaaaacaacCACTTTTTCATCAGACAATACAGTAAATCCCAACATTAATTCTGGTGGGTCTTTAATAATGTCCAATTCCTTTGCAAGACATGTGACCTCGGTGTTTGACCCACATTGCTCATATACGTCCTGTCGTTCCGCCTCCAttctaattaaaacaaattgtgcATACATTTAAGAAATCTTAGCGgtataataaaagaagataAACACAAACTTGTCATCCCAATTTGTCTCTTCAAAAACAGGTGGAGGACATAATTTGCTTggatacaaaaaataaatgagaaaaatgttcaattgaaaacaaaatggcgaaTTTGTCATTAAAAGTACATATTTGTGCCATGTAAATGGACATCatctttatgaaataaaatgtatgcttCTAGAATGCGACCAAAAGCATATTTTTCGATCGGCGTCTCAGCTTGGTATCAtaaattttaagataaaaaagttattgaatttATGGAACAGATAGAAGGTTACGAtgcaatgtttaaatatgaacGTGTTAATTTGATCCACAATTTCAcatattttctcggcaaat
The DNA window shown above is from Mya arenaria isolate MELC-2E11 chromosome 6, ASM2691426v1 and carries:
- the LOC128239346 gene encoding uncharacterized protein LOC128239346; its protein translation is MEAERQDVYEQCGSNTEVTCLAKELDIIKDPPELMLGFTVLSDEKVVVLNNNNEGNEPTLWLYQSKTGKGNFERVNQQKFPIRTMAAAIVRLDSTKCVVVCDNLRYEQHQCNQFCQIKGLSCEWQQVTNDSGHYRYSSITVFSTEHDRLQCSFHMKTGMRIMKDYKSQRSAIALNNDILAVLFCPLKLELLNMKTGISESVNMNSFVTEMFSIGDEQPFMTMSISGGQTHLYISLAAGGGIRKLTKIDTNGHILATFVEVNGVEPGPIAAVGDGTLVFSYDKKLLLMSDDLKILATLKTGCGVNHMEVMQTKKGIYLYCLERNSITQYSLQ